CATCCCGCAAATAATGAATATTCAAGCGAGCACGGGTATAAAAGGACGAGCCACCCCAATCGCCTGCTCAGTTGACTCTTGCACGTGCGCCGTTCGTGTTGGGTCACAATGAAGCTGCCTGCAGCCATGTTCCTGATCATGGTCAGCGTGTGGCTGCCAGTAGGTGCAAACTCTGCTCAGTACTTCTGCGGCAGAACTCTGTCCAATGCTTTGGCGAGTCTGTGCCGGACACACAACATCGGCAAGAGATCCAGCATGGATGTGGTTGTGAACTATATCCAGGAGACCGGGTGGCCCTGGTTGCCTCCACAGGCTAAGGCCTTCAAGAAGAAGAGAAACGTCTCCGGGGTGGCCACTGAATGCTGCGAGAAACCCTGCACCTTTGACGAACTGCTCGCTTACTGTTAAAGTATCCTCTCTCCTCTAAAAGT
The DNA window shown above is from Ostrinia nubilalis chromosome 13, ilOstNubi1.1, whole genome shotgun sequence and carries:
- the LOC135077714 gene encoding insulin-related peptide 4-like, which produces MKLPAAMFLIMVSVWLPVGANSAQYFCGRTLSNALASLCRTHNIGKRSSMDVVVNYIQETGWPWLPPQAKAFKKKRNVSGVATECCEKPCTFDELLAYC